The Pseudomonas orientalis genome contains a region encoding:
- a CDS encoding DUF3426 domain-containing protein: protein MTDSFVTQCPHCQSRFRVNHAQLNVARGVVRCGSCLQVFNAARQLLEQRAQMQPDQVPGHAPELEPAAEAPRAISQKQWTAEELDLDNLDLDEELAKLERREIQLTQPVGAERRQPGPDRRHKDDALSASRGTLKAEEEKWAASLFSEPPQERDLPTEAEPAPSARTEPSMSFHTDDIDDEPPLREAPHDDDDPDPPFTPLTPAANAVDERAQSRRKRVRADSSAHDDLFQDLEDDPLHLYAQKRPSGWGRRLTWIVLVVIAAAGLAGQYIAYQFDELARQDAYRPWFQQLCPTLGCSVPSRVDIAHIKSSNLVVRSHPEFAGALVVDAIIYNRATFSQPFPLLELRFADLNGGLIASRRFKPAEYLSGELAGVSEMPSQVPIHISLDILDPGNKAVNYSLSFHSPE, encoded by the coding sequence ATGACCGACAGTTTCGTCACTCAGTGCCCGCATTGCCAGTCGCGCTTTCGCGTCAACCACGCTCAGTTGAACGTGGCGCGCGGCGTGGTGCGCTGCGGCTCGTGCCTGCAAGTGTTCAACGCCGCTCGCCAGTTGCTGGAGCAACGGGCGCAAATGCAACCTGACCAGGTTCCTGGCCATGCCCCGGAGCTTGAGCCTGCCGCCGAAGCCCCACGCGCGATCAGCCAGAAGCAGTGGACCGCCGAAGAACTGGATCTGGACAACCTGGACCTGGACGAAGAACTGGCCAAACTCGAGCGCCGCGAGATTCAGCTCACGCAGCCCGTCGGTGCCGAACGCCGCCAGCCGGGGCCCGACCGTCGGCACAAGGACGACGCCCTCAGCGCCAGCCGCGGTACGCTCAAGGCCGAGGAAGAAAAATGGGCCGCCAGTTTGTTCAGCGAACCGCCGCAAGAACGCGACCTGCCCACCGAAGCGGAGCCTGCGCCGAGCGCACGCACCGAACCGTCCATGTCCTTTCACACCGACGATATCGACGACGAGCCACCACTGCGCGAGGCCCCGCACGATGACGATGATCCGGACCCACCGTTCACGCCCTTGACCCCGGCGGCGAACGCAGTCGACGAGCGTGCGCAATCGCGGCGCAAGCGAGTGCGCGCCGACTCCAGCGCCCACGACGACCTTTTCCAGGACCTGGAAGACGATCCGCTGCACCTATACGCGCAGAAGCGCCCGTCCGGCTGGGGCCGCCGCCTGACCTGGATCGTGCTGGTGGTGATCGCTGCCGCCGGCCTGGCAGGCCAGTACATCGCCTATCAATTCGACGAGCTGGCCCGCCAGGACGCCTACCGCCCGTGGTTCCAGCAACTGTGCCCGACGCTGGGCTGCAGCGTGCCATCGCGGGTCGATATCGCCCATATCAAGAGCAGCAACCTGGTAGTGCGCAGCCACCCGGAGTTCGCCGGGGCCCTGGTGGTGGATGCGATCATCTACAACCGCGCAACCTTCTCCCAGCCCTTCCCGCTGCTGGAGCTGCGTTTTGCCGACCTGAACGGCGGCCTGATCGCCAGTCGGCGCTTCAAACCCGCCGAATACCTCAGCGGCGAATTGGCCGGGGTCAGCGAAATGCCGTCGCAGGTACCGATCCACATCTCCCTGGACATCCTCGACCCCGGCAACAAAGCCGTGAATTACAGCCTGAGCTTTCATTCGCCCGAATGA
- the fis gene encoding DNA-binding transcriptional regulator Fis, with protein MTMMTETLVSGTAPVSDNVNLKQHLNTPSEEGQTLRGSVEKALHNYFAHLEGASVTDVYNLVLSEVEAPLLESVMNYVKGNQTKASELLGLNRGTLRKKLKQYDLL; from the coding sequence ATGACGATGATGACCGAGACTTTAGTGAGTGGAACAGCACCCGTGAGCGACAACGTCAATTTGAAACAGCACCTCAACACGCCGAGCGAAGAAGGCCAGACCCTTCGCGGGAGTGTCGAGAAAGCGCTGCACAATTATTTCGCCCACCTCGAGGGTGCTTCCGTCACGGACGTGTACAACCTGGTGCTCTCCGAAGTCGAAGCGCCCTTGCTCGAAAGCGTGATGAACTACGTCAAGGGCAACCAGACCAAAGCCAGTGAGCTGCTGGGCCTCAATCGTGGCACCTTGCGCAAAAAGCTCAAGCAGTACGATTTGCTGTAA
- the prmA gene encoding 50S ribosomal protein L11 methyltransferase, producing MPWLQVRLAISPEQAETYEDAFLEVGAVSVTFMDAEDQPIFEPELNTTPLWSHTHLLALFEDGTDAASVLAHMELLTGGPLPEHHSEVIEDQDWERSWMDNFQPMRFGQRLWIVPSWHAAPEPEAVNLLLDPGLAFGTGTHPTTALCLEWLDGQDLLDCNVLDFGCGSGILAIAALLLGAKEAVGTDIDVQALEASRDNAGRNHIPEGKFPLYLPEDLPQVQADVLVANILAGPLVSLAPQLSGLVRPGGRLALSGILAEQGEDVAAAYARDFELDPIANRDGWVRISGRRR from the coding sequence ATGCCTTGGCTGCAAGTTCGTCTCGCCATCAGCCCGGAACAAGCCGAAACCTACGAAGACGCTTTCCTCGAAGTCGGCGCCGTGTCGGTGACTTTCATGGATGCCGAAGACCAGCCGATCTTCGAACCGGAACTCAATACCACCCCGCTGTGGTCCCACACCCATCTGTTGGCCCTGTTCGAAGACGGCACCGATGCCGCCTCCGTGCTGGCGCATATGGAGTTGCTCACCGGTGGCCCGCTGCCCGAGCATCACAGCGAAGTGATCGAAGACCAGGACTGGGAACGCAGCTGGATGGATAACTTCCAGCCCATGCGCTTCGGCCAGCGCCTGTGGATCGTACCGAGCTGGCACGCCGCACCCGAGCCGGAGGCCGTCAACCTGCTGCTGGACCCGGGCCTGGCGTTCGGCACCGGCACTCACCCCACCACCGCGCTGTGCCTGGAATGGCTGGACGGCCAGGACCTGCTCGACTGCAACGTGCTCGACTTCGGCTGCGGCTCGGGGATCCTCGCCATCGCCGCCCTGCTGCTGGGCGCCAAGGAGGCCGTGGGTACCGATATCGACGTGCAAGCGCTGGAAGCGTCCCGCGATAACGCCGGGCGCAACCATATTCCTGAAGGCAAATTCCCACTCTACCTGCCTGAGGACCTGCCCCAGGTTCAAGCCGATGTATTGGTTGCCAATATCCTCGCCGGGCCGCTGGTGTCGCTGGCACCGCAACTGTCGGGCCTGGTCAGGCCGGGCGGGCGCCTGGCGCTGTCGGGCATCCTCGCCGAACAGGGTGAAGACGTGGCTGCCGCCTACGCCAGGGATTTCGAGCTGGACCCCATCGCCAACCGTGACGGCTGGGTACGCATCAGCGGACGTCGGCGCTAG
- the dusB gene encoding tRNA dihydrouridine synthase DusB: MSAVRIGPYTVHNGLILAPMAGVTDQPFRQLCKRLGAGLVVSEMVTSDMSLWNTRKSRMRMIHEGDPEPRSVQIAGGDAQMLADAARANVELGAQIIDINMGCPAKKVCNKAAGSALLKDEQLVAEILQAVVAAVDVPVTLKIRTGWDRDNKNGLTVAKIAEQAGIAALAVHGRTRADLYTGEAEYDTIAAIKQAVSMPVFANGDIDSAEKARRVLHATGADGLLIGRAAQGRPWIFREIEHFLRTGELLPAPELTEVERILLEHLVALHAFYGDVMGVRIARKHVGWYLATLPGAKEFRAQFNRLDETQAQVATVREFFAERDKSLGTGDGEGVAA; the protein is encoded by the coding sequence ATGTCGGCGGTACGCATCGGTCCATATACAGTGCACAACGGCTTGATCCTCGCCCCGATGGCGGGCGTCACCGACCAGCCCTTTCGTCAGCTGTGCAAACGTTTGGGCGCGGGTCTAGTAGTCTCTGAAATGGTCACCAGCGACATGAGTTTGTGGAACACCCGCAAGTCGCGGATGCGCATGATCCACGAAGGTGATCCCGAGCCGCGCTCGGTGCAGATCGCCGGGGGAGATGCGCAGATGCTGGCGGATGCGGCCAGGGCCAATGTGGAGCTGGGCGCGCAGATCATTGATATCAACATGGGCTGCCCGGCCAAGAAGGTCTGCAACAAGGCCGCCGGTTCCGCCCTGTTGAAAGATGAGCAGTTGGTTGCCGAGATCCTGCAGGCCGTTGTCGCCGCAGTCGATGTGCCGGTGACCCTGAAGATCCGTACCGGTTGGGACCGGGACAACAAGAATGGCCTGACGGTGGCGAAGATTGCCGAACAGGCGGGTATTGCAGCGCTGGCGGTGCATGGCCGCACCCGCGCCGACCTTTATACCGGGGAAGCCGAGTACGACACCATTGCCGCGATCAAGCAAGCGGTGTCGATGCCGGTGTTTGCCAATGGCGATATCGATTCAGCCGAGAAAGCCCGGCGCGTGCTGCACGCAACCGGTGCCGACGGCTTGTTGATCGGCCGGGCTGCCCAGGGGCGGCCATGGATTTTTCGTGAAATCGAGCATTTCCTGCGTACCGGCGAACTGTTGCCGGCACCGGAACTGACCGAGGTGGAACGTATTCTGCTGGAGCATCTGGTCGCCCTGCATGCCTTCTATGGGGATGTGATGGGCGTACGCATTGCTCGCAAGCATGTCGGCTGGTACCTCGCCACCTTGCCGGGCGCCAAGGAATTTCGCGCTCAGTTCAACCGTTTGGATGAAACGCAGGCACAGGTCGCCACCGTTCGTGAGTTCTTCGCCGAACGTGACAAGAGCCTGGGAACAGGGGATGGAGAGGGGGTGGCCGCATGA
- the accC gene encoding acetyl-CoA carboxylase biotin carboxylase subunit, whose amino-acid sequence MLKPAKKLQKVLIANRGEIALRILRACKEEGIKTVAVYSTADTELMHVKLADESICIGPPLATNSYLKVSNIIAAAEVTGADGIHPGYGFLAENADFAEQVEKSGFAFIGPKAETIRLMGDKVSAKDAMIAAGVPTVPGSDGPLPEDEETALRIGREVGYPVIIKAAGGGGGRGMRVVHKEEDLIEAAKQTRSEAGAWFGNPMVYLEKYLTNPRHVEVQVLSDGQGHAIHLGDRDCSLQRRHQKVLEEAPAPGLDEKARQEVLARCVKACIDINYRGAGTFEFLYENGRFYFIEMNTRVQVEHPVSEMVTGIDIVKEMLSIAAGNVLSFTQDDVKMHGHSLECRINAEDPKTFIPSPGLVKHFHAPGGNGVRVDSHLYSGYKVPSNYDSLIGKLITWGATRDEAMARMRNALDEIVVDGIKTNIPLHRDLVRDEGFCEGGVNIHYLEHKLANQ is encoded by the coding sequence ATGTTGAAACCTGCGAAGAAACTGCAAAAAGTCCTGATCGCCAACCGCGGCGAGATCGCGCTGCGTATCCTGCGCGCCTGTAAGGAAGAGGGCATCAAGACCGTCGCTGTTTACTCGACGGCCGATACCGAATTGATGCACGTGAAACTGGCGGACGAAAGCATCTGCATCGGCCCGCCACTGGCCACGAACTCGTACCTGAAAGTCTCGAACATCATCGCTGCCGCTGAAGTGACCGGCGCTGATGGCATCCACCCGGGCTACGGCTTCCTCGCGGAAAACGCCGACTTCGCCGAACAGGTGGAAAAATCCGGGTTTGCCTTCATCGGCCCCAAAGCCGAAACCATTCGCCTGATGGGCGACAAGGTCTCGGCCAAGGACGCCATGATTGCAGCGGGCGTGCCGACCGTTCCAGGCTCCGACGGCCCACTGCCTGAAGACGAGGAAACCGCGCTGCGCATTGGTCGCGAAGTCGGTTACCCGGTGATCATCAAGGCCGCCGGTGGCGGTGGTGGTCGCGGTATGCGCGTGGTGCACAAGGAAGAAGACCTGATCGAAGCCGCCAAGCAGACCCGCTCCGAAGCGGGCGCCTGGTTCGGCAACCCGATGGTCTACCTGGAGAAGTACCTGACCAACCCACGTCACGTGGAAGTCCAGGTGCTGTCCGACGGCCAGGGCCACGCCATCCACCTGGGCGACCGCGATTGCTCGCTGCAACGTCGTCACCAGAAAGTGTTGGAAGAAGCCCCGGCACCGGGCCTCGACGAAAAAGCCCGCCAGGAAGTCCTGGCGCGCTGCGTGAAGGCGTGCATCGACATCAACTACCGTGGCGCCGGTACCTTCGAGTTCCTCTACGAGAACGGCCGCTTCTACTTCATCGAGATGAACACTCGCGTGCAGGTAGAGCACCCGGTGTCGGAGATGGTCACCGGTATCGACATCGTCAAGGAGATGCTGAGCATCGCCGCCGGCAACGTGCTGTCCTTCACCCAGGACGACGTGAAAATGCACGGCCACTCCCTGGAGTGCCGCATCAACGCCGAAGACCCGAAGACCTTTATCCCAAGCCCTGGCCTGGTCAAGCATTTCCACGCGCCCGGCGGCAACGGCGTACGTGTGGATTCGCACCTGTACAGCGGCTACAAGGTTCCGTCCAACTACGACTCGCTGATCGGCAAGCTGATCACCTGGGGCGCGACCCGCGACGAGGCCATGGCCCGCATGCGCAACGCCCTGGACGAAATCGTGGTCGACGGCATCAAGACCAACATCCCGCTGCATCGGGACCTGGTTCGTGATGAAGGCTTCTGCGAAGGTGGTGTGAACATTCACTACCTGGAACACAAGCTGGCCAACCAGTAA
- the aroQ gene encoding type II 3-dehydroquinate dehydratase, whose protein sequence is MATLLVLHGPNLNLLGTREPGVYGAVTLDQINLDLEQRARVAGHHLLYLQSNAEYELIDRIHAARGEGVDFILINPAAFTHTSVALRDALLAVSIPFIEVHLSNVHKREAFRHHSYFSDVAVGVICGLGASGYRLALEAALEHVEEQAKRP, encoded by the coding sequence ATGGCGACCTTACTGGTTCTTCACGGACCCAACCTGAACCTGCTCGGCACCCGCGAACCGGGCGTCTACGGGGCAGTGACGCTGGATCAGATCAACCTCGATCTGGAACAGCGGGCCCGTGTTGCCGGCCACCATTTGCTCTACCTGCAAAGCAATGCCGAGTATGAATTGATTGATCGCATCCATGCCGCGCGCGGCGAAGGCGTGGACTTTATTCTGATCAATCCCGCCGCTTTCACGCATACAAGCGTTGCATTACGTGACGCGCTGCTGGCGGTGAGCATCCCATTCATCGAAGTGCATTTATCGAACGTGCACAAACGCGAAGCTTTCCGCCATCACTCTTACTTCTCCGATGTAGCGGTAGGAGTGATCTGCGGCCTTGGCGCCAGCGGTTACCGACTGGCCCTGGAGGCCGCCCTGGAACACGTTGAAGAACAGGCTAAACGCCCCTGA
- the accB gene encoding acetyl-CoA carboxylase biotin carboxyl carrier protein: MDIRKVKKLIELLEESGIDELEIKEGEESVRISRHSKTPAQQFYAPQMQAPAPAAAAPAAAAPAAAPAAPAAPELNGFVVKSPMVGTFYRTPAPTSPAFVEVGKTVKVGDTICIVEAMKMMNHITAEKAGVIESILVENGQPVEYDQPLFTIV, encoded by the coding sequence ATGGATATCCGTAAAGTTAAGAAACTGATCGAACTGCTGGAAGAATCCGGTATCGACGAGCTGGAAATCAAGGAAGGCGAAGAGTCCGTACGGATCAGCCGTCACAGCAAGACCCCGGCCCAACAGTTCTACGCACCGCAGATGCAAGCACCGGCGCCAGCTGCTGCCGCACCTGCCGCCGCCGCTCCAGCCGCAGCACCTGCGGCCCCGGCAGCCCCTGAGCTGAACGGTTTCGTGGTCAAGTCGCCAATGGTCGGTACCTTCTACCGCACCCCGGCGCCGACCTCGCCAGCCTTCGTTGAAGTGGGCAAGACCGTGAAAGTGGGCGACACCATCTGCATCGTGGAAGCGATGAAAATGATGAACCACATCACTGCGGAAAAAGCCGGCGTCATTGAATCCATCCTGGTAGAAAACGGTCAGCCGGTTGAGTACGACCAGCCGCTGTTCACCATCGTTTGA
- a CDS encoding methyl-accepting chemotaxis protein, protein MRLKLLTNLNTLLLVAVCLALGATLWWSQRALERPYLLMERYLGLSQAFENQTARNIDDYLASGDALRLSSAGQSLESLLQQLDSLPPELAQSLRPSLADLDAFSKTDLLAAGKLAGDPQALLLQAERELGANLEQLSQYASAVNSADAARYLPPLLAASQHLGKLSLAREKLVSSGRAELADDVEREIANIRSQADLLAQLPLLGVKASAESSTDDFSALMGLENTEKTEALDTGVDLKRELNGLLTRYPAELKRTREQIQQRADLAAATRTKITGVRQAIAGLEPVVRAQHASIQGEVRLIQGLMIGLILLIALLIDTLQRRLARVLTALAPALSTWAEGNFSQPIGLGRTNRELRDIEASLNRLRAYLVDLVGTIRGNAEEVAGSSRALAELSSGLHDGAERQAGDTAQIRDSLGELEATIQQVAGDASQAAGASRSAGIAVEQGQRVIGLSLTGLHALVGEVQQNAQMIEKLAEESATIGGVLTVIRSIADQTNLLALNAAIEAARAGEAGRGFAVVADEVRTLAQRTAGATAEIQGLISSLQSAAHQSVQGMRAQVEHAEATAEQAQAADGALDEIVGAIQTISETAVRIADVTAQQSGAVSEIRDNSERIHQLGEDNLLRIGQGRSQGEHLLVLGGQLNTAVQAFRV, encoded by the coding sequence ATGCGCCTGAAGCTGCTGACCAATCTCAATACCCTTCTTCTGGTTGCCGTGTGCCTGGCACTTGGCGCGACGCTGTGGTGGTCGCAACGGGCGCTGGAGCGCCCTTACCTGTTGATGGAGCGCTATCTGGGACTGTCCCAGGCCTTTGAGAACCAGACCGCACGCAATATCGACGACTACCTGGCCAGCGGCGATGCCCTGCGGTTGAGCAGCGCCGGTCAGAGCCTGGAAAGCCTGTTGCAGCAGCTCGACTCACTGCCGCCCGAGTTGGCGCAAAGCCTGCGTCCCAGCCTTGCGGACCTGGATGCCTTCAGCAAAACCGACCTGCTCGCCGCCGGTAAACTGGCCGGCGACCCGCAAGCGCTGCTGCTGCAAGCCGAACGCGAACTGGGGGCGAACCTGGAGCAACTGAGCCAGTACGCCAGCGCGGTCAATTCTGCGGACGCCGCGCGCTACCTGCCGCCCCTGCTGGCCGCCTCGCAACACTTGGGCAAGTTGTCCCTGGCGCGCGAAAAACTGGTCAGCAGCGGGCGCGCCGAGCTGGCCGATGACGTCGAGCGTGAAATCGCCAACATCCGTAGCCAGGCCGACCTGCTGGCACAGCTGCCGTTACTGGGCGTGAAGGCCAGCGCCGAATCCAGCACCGACGATTTTTCCGCCTTGATGGGCCTGGAAAACACTGAAAAAACCGAAGCGCTGGACACCGGCGTCGACCTCAAGCGTGAACTCAACGGCCTGTTGACCCGCTACCCCGCCGAGCTCAAGCGCACCCGCGAACAGATCCAGCAACGCGCCGACCTTGCCGCCGCCACCCGCACCAAGATCACCGGTGTGCGCCAAGCCATCGCCGGCCTGGAGCCGGTGGTGCGTGCGCAACACGCCAGCATCCAGGGCGAAGTGCGCCTGATACAAGGGCTGATGATTGGCCTGATCCTGCTGATCGCCCTGTTGATCGACACCTTGCAGCGTCGCCTGGCGCGGGTGCTGACCGCCCTCGCCCCGGCGCTGTCCACCTGGGCCGAAGGCAACTTCAGCCAGCCGATCGGCCTGGGCAGGACCAACCGCGAACTGCGCGATATCGAAGCCTCGCTCAACCGCCTGCGCGCTTATCTCGTGGACCTGGTCGGCACGATTCGCGGCAACGCCGAAGAAGTTGCCGGCAGCAGCCGCGCCCTTGCCGAACTGAGCAGCGGCCTGCACGACGGCGCCGAACGCCAGGCCGGGGATACCGCGCAGATCCGTGACTCCCTGGGCGAACTGGAAGCGACCATCCAGCAAGTGGCGGGCGATGCCAGCCAGGCCGCTGGCGCCAGTCGCAGTGCCGGCATCGCCGTGGAACAAGGCCAGCGCGTCATCGGCCTGAGCCTGACCGGGTTGCACGCCCTGGTGGGAGAAGTGCAGCAAAACGCGCAGATGATCGAGAAACTTGCCGAGGAATCCGCCACCATCGGCGGCGTGCTCACGGTGATCCGCTCGATCGCCGACCAGACCAACCTGCTGGCGCTCAATGCCGCCATCGAAGCCGCCCGCGCCGGTGAGGCCGGCCGGGGTTTCGCCGTGGTCGCCGATGAAGTACGCACCCTGGCCCAGCGCACAGCCGGCGCCACCGCCGAAATCCAGGGCTTGATCAGCAGCCTGCAAAGCGCCGCCCACCAATCGGTGCAAGGCATGCGTGCGCAGGTCGAACACGCCGAAGCCACCGCCGAGCAAGCCCAGGCCGCCGATGGCGCGCTGGACGAAATCGTCGGGGCGATCCAGACCATTTCCGAGACAGCGGTGCGCATCGCTGACGTGACTGCGCAGCAAAGCGGGGCCGTGAGCGAGATTCGCGATAACAGCGAACGCATTCACCAGCTGGGCGAGGACAACCTGCTGCGTATCGGCCAGGGGCGCAGCCAGGGCGAACACCTGCTGGTGCTGGGCGGGCAGCTCAACACGGCGGTGCAGGCCTTCCGCGTCTGA
- the purH gene encoding bifunctional phosphoribosylaminoimidazolecarboxamide formyltransferase/IMP cyclohydrolase, which produces MTDQTTRLPIRRALISVSDKTGILEFARELEALGVEILSTGGTFKLLQDNGVAAVEVADYTGFAEMMDGRVKTLHPKIHGGILGRRGIDDAIMNEHGIKPIDLVAVNLYPFEATINKPGCDLPTAIENIDIGGPTMVRSAAKNHKDVAIVVNAGDYAQVLESLKAGGLTYAQRFDLMLKAFEHTAAYDGMIANYMGTVNQAAETLSTEGRSQFPRTFNSQFIKAQEMRYGENPHQSAAFYVEAKPAEVGIATATQLQGKELSYNNVADTDAALECVKSFVKPACVIVKHANPCGVAVSPDAEGGIRQAYELAYATDTESAFGGIIAFNRELDAETAKAIVERQFVEVIIAPSVSEEARAIVAAKANVRLLACGEWSADRAAAWDYKRVNGGLLVQSRDIGMIGSEDLKVVTKRAPTEQEINDLIFAWKVAKYVKSNAIVYAKNRQTIGVGAGQMSRVNSARIAAIKAEHAGLQVVGSVMASDAFFPFRDGLDNAAKAGVTAVIQPGGSMRDAEVIAAADEAGIAMVFTGMRHFRH; this is translated from the coding sequence ATGACCGACCAGACTACCCGCCTGCCGATCCGCCGCGCCTTGATCAGTGTTTCCGACAAGACCGGGATCCTCGAATTTGCCCGGGAGCTGGAAGCCCTGGGCGTGGAAATCCTCTCCACGGGCGGGACCTTCAAACTGCTGCAGGACAACGGCGTGGCCGCAGTGGAAGTCGCGGACTACACCGGTTTCGCGGAAATGATGGACGGTCGGGTCAAAACCCTGCACCCGAAAATTCACGGCGGCATCCTCGGCCGTCGCGGTATCGACGACGCCATCATGAACGAGCACGGCATCAAGCCGATCGACTTGGTGGCCGTCAACCTCTACCCGTTCGAAGCCACCATCAACAAGCCAGGCTGCGACCTGCCGACCGCCATCGAAAACATCGATATCGGCGGCCCGACCATGGTGCGCTCGGCCGCCAAGAACCACAAAGACGTGGCCATCGTGGTCAATGCCGGTGACTACGCCCAAGTGCTGGAAAGCCTGAAGGCGGGTGGCCTGACCTACGCCCAGCGCTTCGACCTGATGCTCAAGGCGTTCGAACACACCGCCGCCTACGACGGCATGATCGCCAACTACATGGGCACCGTGAACCAGGCGGCCGAGACCTTGAGCACAGAAGGCCGCAGCCAATTCCCGCGCACCTTCAACAGCCAGTTCATCAAGGCCCAGGAAATGCGCTACGGCGAGAACCCGCACCAGAGCGCGGCGTTCTACGTGGAGGCAAAACCGGCCGAAGTCGGCATCGCCACCGCGACCCAGCTGCAAGGCAAAGAGCTGTCCTACAACAACGTGGCCGACACCGACGCCGCGCTGGAATGCGTGAAGAGCTTCGTCAAGCCGGCCTGCGTGATCGTCAAGCACGCCAACCCGTGCGGCGTGGCGGTGAGCCCGGACGCTGAAGGCGGGATTCGCCAGGCCTACGAACTGGCCTATGCCACCGATACCGAATCGGCGTTCGGCGGCATCATTGCCTTCAACCGTGAACTGGATGCCGAGACCGCCAAGGCGATCGTCGAGCGTCAGTTCGTCGAAGTGATCATCGCGCCAAGCGTCAGCGAAGAAGCGCGCGCCATCGTCGCAGCCAAAGCCAATGTGCGCCTGCTGGCCTGCGGTGAATGGTCGGCTGACCGCGCTGCTGCCTGGGACTACAAACGCGTCAATGGCGGCCTGCTGGTACAGAGCCGCGACATTGGCATGATCGGCAGCGAAGACCTGAAAGTCGTGACCAAACGCGCGCCCACCGAGCAAGAGATCAACGACCTGATCTTCGCCTGGAAAGTGGCCAAGTACGTCAAATCCAACGCCATCGTTTACGCCAAGAACCGCCAGACCATCGGCGTCGGCGCCGGCCAGATGAGCCGTGTGAACTCGGCGCGTATCGCCGCGATCAAGGCTGAACATGCCGGCTTGCAGGTGGTGGGCTCGGTGATGGCGTCCGATGCGTTCTTCCCGTTCCGTGATGGCCTGGACAATGCCGCGAAAGCCGGCGTGACCGCTGTGATCCAACCGGGTGGCTCGATGCGTGATGCTGAAGTCATCGCCGCCGCTGATGAAGCCGGTATTGCGATGGTCTTCACCGGCATGCGCCACTTCCGCCACTGA